A part of Nesterenkonia lutea genomic DNA contains:
- a CDS encoding pyridoxal phosphate-dependent aminotransferase, which yields MTAPSSRISDRIGSIAESATLAVDAKAKAMKAAGEDVIGFGAGEPDFPTPDYIVSAAIEAAQQPRFHRYSPAAGLPELRRAVAQKTTRDSGYVIDGEPLAPANVLITNGGKQAVYNTFATLLDPGDEVIVPTPFWTTYPEAIKLAGGVPVDIFAGPEQGYKVTLDQLESVLTERTKVLVFVSPSNPTGAVYSPEAVREIGRWAAEKGLWVVTDEIYEHLTYDDAEFTSIAALPELADQVVILNGVAKTYAMTGWRVGWMVGPTDIIKAASNLQSHATSNVANVSQMAALAAVEGSLEAVEKMKTAFDRRRRAIVSGLNAVEGFSCPTPEGAFYVYVDVREALGREIGGQTPQTSAELAEIILEQAKVAVVPGEAFGPSGFLRLSYALGDEDLERGLQRIQELLA from the coding sequence ATGACTGCACCGAGCTCCCGCATCTCCGACCGTATCGGCTCGATCGCCGAGTCTGCCACCCTTGCCGTCGACGCCAAGGCCAAAGCGATGAAGGCCGCCGGTGAGGATGTCATCGGGTTCGGCGCGGGTGAGCCGGACTTCCCGACCCCTGACTACATCGTCTCCGCAGCGATCGAAGCTGCGCAGCAGCCGCGTTTCCACCGCTACTCCCCCGCCGCCGGGCTGCCCGAGCTGCGCAGGGCCGTGGCGCAGAAGACCACCCGCGACTCTGGCTACGTGATCGATGGTGAGCCGCTCGCCCCGGCGAACGTGCTGATCACCAATGGTGGCAAGCAGGCCGTCTACAACACCTTTGCCACGCTGCTGGACCCGGGCGACGAGGTCATCGTCCCGACACCCTTCTGGACCACCTACCCGGAGGCGATCAAGCTGGCCGGCGGCGTCCCGGTGGACATCTTCGCGGGACCCGAGCAGGGCTACAAGGTCACCCTGGACCAGCTGGAGAGCGTCCTCACCGAGCGGACCAAGGTGCTCGTGTTCGTCTCCCCCTCCAATCCCACGGGCGCGGTCTACTCCCCGGAGGCGGTGCGCGAGATCGGCCGCTGGGCCGCTGAGAAGGGACTGTGGGTCGTCACCGACGAGATCTATGAGCACCTGACCTACGACGACGCCGAGTTCACCTCCATCGCAGCGCTGCCCGAGCTGGCCGATCAGGTCGTCATCCTCAACGGGGTCGCCAAGACCTACGCCATGACCGGGTGGCGGGTCGGGTGGATGGTCGGTCCCACCGACATCATCAAGGCCGCCTCGAACCTGCAGTCCCACGCCACCAGCAACGTCGCCAATGTCTCGCAGATGGCGGCTCTCGCCGCGGTCGAGGGGTCCCTCGAAGCCGTGGAGAAGATGAAGACGGCCTTTGATCGACGCCGCAGGGCCATCGTCAGCGGACTCAACGCCGTCGAAGGGTTCTCCTGCCCCACCCCGGAGGGGGCCTTCTACGTCTATGTGGATGTCCGCGAGGCCCTGGGTCGGGAGATCGGGGGACAGACGCCGCAGACCTCGGCCGAGCTGGCGGAGATCATCCTCGAACAGGCCAAGGTCGCCGTGGTCCCGGGTGAGGCCTTCGGTCCCAGCGGATTCCTGCGCCTGTCCTATGCCCTGGGAGACGAAGACCTGGAGAGGGGCCTTCAGCGCATCCAGGAGCTGCTCGCCTAG
- the nusG gene encoding transcription termination/antitermination protein NusG codes for MSDQDLSQQAEEVDAAQDAPAEAAGQTTAAADEAAEAESQDESQPETEGEQQDASEQAEDSVQDVSGEDSTEDSAEDTTEQSDSTEDGADTQTEVPEEEKSYEERAAALKSKLRRQLGDWYVVHTYAGYEKRVKSNLETRIQTQDMEDHIFEIEVPMEEVVEIKGTQRKVVTRVRIPGYVIVRMELTDASWGVVRHTPGVTGFVGNAHDPHPLSSDEVFAMLSDHLLGKPDAPKHGEAEDGTGAAADSNIKVDFEIGESVTVTDGPFATLPASISEINADSRQLVVLVSIFERETPVTLNFNQVEKIY; via the coding sequence GTGTCTGATCAGGATCTTTCGCAGCAGGCCGAAGAGGTCGACGCCGCCCAGGACGCCCCTGCAGAGGCAGCAGGGCAGACCACAGCCGCTGCCGACGAGGCAGCTGAGGCTGAGTCCCAGGACGAGTCCCAGCCTGAGACCGAGGGCGAGCAGCAGGACGCGTCCGAGCAGGCAGAGGACTCAGTGCAGGACGTCTCCGGCGAGGACTCGACCGAGGACTCCGCCGAGGACACGACTGAGCAGAGCGACTCCACCGAGGATGGGGCCGACACGCAGACGGAGGTGCCCGAGGAGGAGAAGTCCTACGAGGAGCGCGCCGCTGCGCTGAAGTCCAAGCTGCGCCGCCAGCTCGGTGACTGGTACGTGGTGCACACCTACGCCGGCTATGAGAAGCGCGTGAAGTCCAACCTGGAGACCCGCATCCAGACTCAGGACATGGAGGACCACATCTTCGAGATCGAGGTCCCCATGGAAGAGGTCGTGGAGATCAAGGGAACTCAGCGCAAGGTCGTCACCCGAGTCCGGATCCCCGGCTACGTGATCGTCCGCATGGAGCTCACCGACGCCTCCTGGGGCGTGGTGCGCCACACTCCGGGCGTCACCGGTTTCGTCGGCAACGCCCACGATCCGCATCCGCTGAGCTCCGACGAGGTCTTCGCGATGCTCTCGGATCACCTGCTCGGCAAGCCCGACGCCCCCAAGCACGGCGAGGCGGAGGACGGCACCGGTGCGGCGGCCGACTCGAACATCAAGGTCGACTTCGAGATCGGCGAATCCGTCACCGTCACCGATGGCCCCTTCGCCACGCTTCCCGCCTCGATCTCCGAGATCAATGCAGATTCACGTCAGCTCGTGGTCCTGGTCTCGATCTTCGAGCGCGAGACTCCGGTGACGCTGAACTTCAACCAGGTCGAGAAGATCTACTGA
- the secE gene encoding preprotein translocase subunit SecE, with the protein MSQSPSTPEQGSTPDGGEPKGPFGKVWLFLRQVIDELKKVVVPTRRELTNYTLVVLVFVVIVIGIVTGFDAIFSRGAEALFGSTGSGVEQPAEPPAQDGAGDGGAGDDGAAEDGAGEDSAENGD; encoded by the coding sequence GTGTCCCAGTCGCCTTCGACGCCAGAGCAGGGCTCCACGCCTGACGGCGGCGAACCGAAGGGCCCGTTCGGGAAGGTGTGGCTGTTCCTTCGCCAGGTCATCGACGAGCTCAAGAAGGTCGTCGTCCCGACGAGGCGCGAGCTGACCAACTACACGCTGGTCGTGCTGGTCTTCGTCGTGATCGTGATCGGGATCGTCACCGGATTCGATGCCATCTTCAGCCGAGGGGCCGAAGCACTCTTCGGCTCCACGGGGAGCGGAGTCGAGCAGCCCGCGGAGCCGCCGGCCCAGGACGGCGCCGGAGACGGCGGCGCTGGGGATGATGGCGCCGCTGAAGACGGCGCAGGAGAAGACAGCGCTGAAAACGGTGACTGA
- a CDS encoding IS481 family transposase has protein sequence MSHANAALTPRHRLKVAQLVIDRGVPISEVAARFQCAWPTVKRWADRYAAGEPMADRSSRPDRMPAKTPPAVTKRIVSLRLRKRVGPVQLAAATGVAPSTAHRVLTRCGLHRLAHVDRATGEPVRRYEHAAPGDLLHVDVKKLGNIPDGGGWRFVGRSQGGRNRAATLGKPKNQYRNPKMGYAFVHTVIDDHSRVAYAEVHDDETAATATAVLKRAVTWFAERGVTTRRVLSDNGSAYVSHLWRDTCIELGIRHCRTRPRRPQTNGKIERFHRTLADGWGYARCYTSETQRRDDLAGWLHEYNHHRPHTACGNKAPITRLINLSGQYT, from the coding sequence ATGTCCCACGCTAACGCTGCTCTGACTCCGCGTCACCGCCTGAAGGTCGCCCAGCTGGTCATCGATCGAGGCGTCCCGATCTCCGAAGTCGCGGCACGGTTTCAATGCGCCTGGCCGACCGTGAAGCGCTGGGCGGACCGGTACGCAGCCGGGGAGCCGATGGCCGATCGCTCCAGCCGTCCAGACCGCATGCCGGCAAAGACCCCGCCTGCGGTGACGAAGCGGATCGTGTCGCTGCGGCTTCGTAAGCGGGTCGGTCCGGTCCAGCTCGCCGCCGCGACCGGGGTCGCTCCCTCGACCGCTCACCGGGTGCTGACTCGGTGCGGGCTGCATCGGCTCGCCCATGTGGACCGGGCCACCGGTGAGCCCGTTCGCCGCTACGAACACGCTGCACCCGGGGATCTGCTCCACGTAGATGTCAAGAAGCTCGGCAACATCCCCGACGGCGGCGGCTGGCGCTTCGTAGGTCGCTCCCAGGGTGGACGGAACCGGGCCGCGACCCTGGGAAAGCCGAAGAATCAGTATCGCAACCCCAAAATGGGGTACGCCTTCGTGCATACGGTGATCGATGACCACTCCCGGGTGGCCTACGCCGAGGTCCACGATGACGAGACCGCCGCCACGGCCACCGCGGTGCTGAAACGGGCCGTGACGTGGTTCGCCGAGCGCGGGGTCACCACCCGAAGGGTTCTCTCAGACAACGGTTCGGCCTACGTCTCACACCTGTGGCGAGACACATGTATCGAACTCGGCATCCGGCACTGCCGGACTCGGCCTCGCCGGCCACAGACCAACGGCAAGATCGAACGATTCCATCGCACCCTGGCTGATGGGTGGGGTTATGCGCGTTGTTATACCAGCGAGACACAGCGCCGGGATGACCTTGCGGGATGGCTCCACGAATATAATCATCACCGGCCCCACACCGCCTGCGGGAACAAGGCTCCCATCACCAGATTGATTAACCTGTCAGGTCAGTACACCTAG